GACCGTCTTTGTCGTAGGAAAATCTTTTATCGCCTCCGGGACGCCATATCGAATCCTACGGCTGCGACGAGCACAATTCCTTTGATTATGTCTTGCCATGAGGCATCCATATTCGCCATGCTCATTCCGTTGTTGAGGCTTTCCATGACGAACGCGCCTAAAATTGCCCCGAATATGCTCCCACGTCCCCCCATTAAACTGGCACCGCCGATCACACACGCAGCAATGGCATCTAATTCCAACAGCCGCCCTGCCTCTGGACTGGCACTCCCGACCCGTGCTGTCATAACAACACCAGCGATCGCCATTAACGCACCCATTGTTGCAAACACACGCAGCGTAACCCCGCGAACGTTGATCCCGGAGAGGTACGCCGCTTCGGCGTTTCCACCGACTGCATACACATAACGTCCGAAACGGGTATGGTTGGCGATAAAATGGAATACGAACGCCAATCCAAATAGAATGCAGACTGGAACGGGAATCCCCTTGTGAGCATTCATCACGGAGATGAAGGCTACAATGAGTGCGGATGCTCCGATGAACTTCAATAGGAAAGTTTGCAAGGATGTTTGCTCAGGACTGTATTGGCGCTGGGCGGTTCGCTGTCGATAAAAGCGATAGCCGTTGATGCCCAATCCAACACCCATGAGTGCCCATCCAAGCGTTGACGAGAGATAGGCGTTTCCGATCGCTTTGAGCCAATTGTCTGGAAGTAGGATGGTCTCGCCTTTGGTAAACGCTAACATCAAACCACGATACGCTAAAAATCCACCCAATGTGACGATAAACGCTGGGACTCGCTGATACGCCACGAGGTAACCCTGCATCAAGCCCATCAGCATCCCGATGCATAAGACAGCGATGAGTGTCACGAAGATCGATTGTCCCCACCAGACGTGTACAATCGCGGCAATAGCACCGAGCAATCCTGCCCCGTAGCCGACAGAGAGATCGATATTCGCAGAAACGATGACCAAGGTCATGCCGACAGCGAGGATGGCTGTGACGGCGGCTTGACGAGAAAGGTTGGACAGGTTCCGAGTACTGAGGAAGGTGCCGCCGGTTAGGAGTGTGAAAATCACCCAAACACAGACGAGGGCAAGCACCATCGCATACATGCGAAGATTCAGGTGTTTCATTTTTTTAATGGTTGGGTTTTTGCTCCGATTTTTCCGTTGTCAAAATCGGGTTCTCGATGAATTTGAAGCGGTCTACCATGATTAAATCATTTATAGCAAAATCCAAAAAGAGAAAATGCGTAAGTTTCACTTATCTGTCAATCATTGTTTCCTCTTCGGAAATCATTCCTGTTTGGGCGGGAGCCGAATCCATGTTTCAAGAGCAGCGGCATCCTCAAAAAATGAACGGATGAGGGCAAATTCGTCGGGGGTCGAGATCGCACAACGTAGAAGTCCTTCCCCAGAACCGTAAACTTCCAGCTGCTCACGCCAGATTTTACGAAATACTTCTGTATCCAAGGCAGCCATACCCGTCGGCACCGCACCTATTTTCATTACTTTTATCGCATCGGAAGTGGACATTTTTGATGGATACGTATCCATTAACGGATCAATTAAGTGTATCTTTATGAATGCCTCCATTTCCTCTGATTCGTAGGTAACGTCCGGTTCGTTCACGATCAGTTCACTGAATTGGAAATAGAAGTCCATACAGATTTGGATTTGCTCATCCGTTGCCGCTGGCGGAAGAATCTCTTTAAACGTAAATAGGAGGGTCGATTTCTGTTCGGTAGTGGGGACCGCGGCAAGATAGGTCGGATAATCTTTATGAGCCACGCCGATCTGCCCCTCCAGATAAGTCAAATACGGTTGACTCGACAAAAGCGTATCCAAACCATTCTGTTTTTGAAGAAGCTGCGTTAAAAGTTCTTCCTGGCTTTCCGTTAAAGGTTTTTCCGCAGATTCTATCAAGAACGCCTCCCGCTCCGCAAGTTGTGTCACCATACCCTTCATGAATCCTGCCATTTCAAAGGGAGCCTTTACCGCACTTACAGCCCCACAACCGAAAAACGCTGCCAGCGCGAAACAACAAAGCAGCAAGAAAAGGATGTGAACCGCTTTGCATAATTTGTGCTTTGCGATCAATAATCGGTTATTTCGTTTCATGGTAATTTCCCCAGAAGCGGAAGTTATAGTTACACACTAACATCTAAAGAGTTTCTGAAAATTTTGGATTGTTATTTCGCCGATTGTCTCTATAGCAGTGCCGCGGAGTTCCGCAATTTTCTCTGCTACAGCACGGACATAAGCCGGTTCATTCCGTTTACCGCGGCGGAATTGTGGTGTCAGCCACGGACAATCTGTCTCGATTAGTAGTCTATCTTCGGGCACCCCCCGTGCGACTGCTTGGACATCTTTGGCATTCGGGTATGTTACAATCCCTCCAATACCGATGTGAAAACCGATGTCGAGACTTCTGTGCATTAATTCGATATCACCGGTAAAGCAGTGCAACACGCCTTGGATTTTCCCTTGTCGTGCTTCTAAAATGGGGAGGATGTCCATGTAAGCATCGCGATTGTGGATGACAATCGGCATCTGTGTCTCTTCAGCGAGGTCCAACTGTTTCTCAAACACCTCTTTTTGTACGGGACGCGGCGAGAGGTTTCGGTAATAGTCTAACCCCATTTCGCCGAGTGCAATCACCTTTGGATGTGCGGCGAGTTCGCGAAAAGTCTTTAGCACATCGGGAGTTAGATCTTTCGCATCGTGCGGATGCATGCCGACGGTGGCATAGATATGCGTATGTTCCTCCGCCAATTCCACAGCACCGAGGCTGGTTTCCATGTCAAACCCTATGACAAGAATATGGGAGACTGAGGCTTCGTGGGCGCGTTTTAGCATCGCCTCACGATCATGGTTAAATTGGGAGAGTTGAATGTGTGCGTGTGAGTCGATAAGCATTTCTGTCCCTAATCCGGGTAGGTGCGGTTTGTAACCGCACCGGATTTGAAAGACAAGTTTAACTACATCAAAGGCGTCCGTATAATCGTTTCAAGCGTGTGTGCACGGGCTGGCTGTGTCACCAGAAATAGGATTAGATCTGCGACATCCTCTGGAAGTGTGAGATGTTCAATCACGTCATCTGGATGGTTATCGCGGCGCATTTTGGTATCTACAGGACCGGGACAGACAACCGAGGCTTTTACACCGTGGGGTCTGCCCTCATTGTTCGTTGTCTCGGTGAAGCCGACAACGGCGAATTTAGAGGCACAATACGCGCCGCCATTGACGTGCCCAGATTTGCCGGAGACTGAGGAGACATTGACGATATGTCCGTACTTCTGCTTACACATGTGGCTGAAAACGGCTTGTGTGCCGAGGAACACGCCCTTGAGGTTGACTGCCATCGTCAGGTCCCAATCCTTTTCTCGGATCTTCGGAATCGGGTTGTGGATTGCGACCCCTGCGTTGTTGACAAGGAGGTCCACCTTACCGAAGGTATCGAGTGTTCGAGCGACCAGGGCCTCGACATCCGTTTTCAGTTGGATATCAGTTGTGATGGGGAGTGCGCGTCTGCCGAGTTGTTTCACCTCTTCGGCGACAGCGGTTATCTCAGTGTCCGTCCGTGCGGCAAGGACAATATCTGCCCCTTCTTTGGCAAACGCTAAGGCGGTTGAGCGACCGATTCCGCGCCCGCCGCCTGTAATAATCGCGATACGGTTTTCAAGTTTCATTTTTTAATTATACCTTGCGATTCAGTCAAGTGGATTAGAGATTTCACATGCTTTTGCGTATATCTGAAGAAACACCCCAGCAATACGCAGAAATACCCAAGCAAAAACACCCTGCGCCGTTGTTGCAGACTACCTCTTTCGGTTTAAGGAAACCTCTTTACTGACAACTAATAACTGATAACTGACGACTATAATTATACCTTGCGGTTCGGTGAGCAGGTTTAGATACATTGCGTGCCTTTCCGTATATCCGCCTGCGTGTTTTTGCTTGGGCGTTTCTGCGTATTGTTGCAGGCTGCTGTCTTCGGACGCAGAATTAAAGATAAAACCAAACCGTAAGCCCGTAACGTAGTGGAGGGTGGATTTGAGAAATAAGCGTCAAAGTTCCACATTCACTTCATTACTCCACAAGGTATAATTAAAATATTTGATAGGGTGCGAGTTTCTTTTTATTGAAGAGAATACCGTGCCCCGGACGTTCAGGCGGTGAAAAGTGTCCGTCTTTGAGTGTCAAGGTATCGTCAAGGACCGGATCCAGCGAAGGGATATATTCAACAAAAAGCGAATGCGGCACAGCAGCAGAAAGATGAACGTGCAAATCCATCAGGAAGTGTGGAGAGACCGAAAGCCCAAAGCATTCTGCCATGTGTGCAACCTTCATCCATTCAGAGATACCACCGACGCGGACGGCATCCGCTTGTAGAATATCCGCCGCCCCTTGTGCGATGTATTCCTTAAAAACGTATTTATTGTAGATAGTCTCGCCGACAGCAATCGGGATAGTTGTTTTCTCGCGGAGTGTCACATGACTGTCCACATCGTCTGCCTCAATGGGTTCTTCAAACCAGAAGAGGTCCGCTTCTTCGACACGACATGCGAGCTGAATTGCTTCGCGGGCGTTCCACTTCATGTTGGCATCAATCATGAGATAAGGTTCCTGTCCGATCGCCTTTCTGACGGCGAAGATTCGTGCCACATCTTCATAGAGACTGTCGCGCCCGACCTTAATCTTGATACCTTTGAAGCCTTGTTCCACAAATTCCACGGATTGCCTGACGAGTTCCTCTTTGGAAAGATGTAGCCAGCCACCATCTGTATTGTAGACGGGAACAGCGGATCTTGCCCCACCGAGAAGTTGGTAGAGCGGCACGCCTGCGCGCTTTGCCATGAGATCCCAGAGGGCGATGTCCACCGCTGCCATACCTAAACCGACGATACCCCCTCTGCCTACCCAATGTGTCTCCATCCACATCCGATTCCAAATCCGGTCAATGTTGGAAGCATCCTCTTCGAGCAGGATAGGTGTGAGATAGGCATCCATCGTCTGCTTAATCGCTTCTCCACCCTTACCGATTGTGTAAGAGAAACCGGTCCCCACGATGCCATCTGCGTCCTCAATTTCAATGAAGGGAAATTCCATAGAGACGAAAGTTTGAATGGCATCGACGCGTTCCACTTCGGGTGGGATGTCGTAAAGGGATGTCCGAACAGCTTTAATTTTCATTGATTTCCGCCTACTGCTTTAAGTTCTCAATCATCGCCAGTAAGTTTTGGATACAGATGCGTGAAGCTTCCTCACCGGCTTCAGAAAACGCTTGTCCTGCTGGACGGTTGAGGATAGCCTCGTCAATTTTCAGCGAGGGTCGCCAATGCGTTTCAAGGGTAAGATGCCCTTCGTAACCGTCGTCAATAAGGGCTTGCAGCTGCCCTTGCCAGTCGATGATGCCATCACCAACGGGAACGGATTCTATTTCGCCTGTATCGGGGTTCGGACCTGCGTCCTTGAGGTGTGCGTGAATCATCGTGGATTTCATGCGATTGTAGGCGTTGGGATACGGGGTCTCGCCACCCTTCGCGTGTGCTTCATTGGCAGGGTCCCAGATACCGCGGATATTCGGTGCATCAATCTGTTCGATAAATTCCGCTGTGAGTTTGGCGGTGCGGAGCGAGGTAGTGGATTCGTTTTCCATGCCGAGGACGATCCCTTCACCGTCTATCATTCTACGCGGTTCATCGTAAGAAGCGACAATCTCATCCCACCGTTCCTCGGTTTCACCGGTGTCCCAGAAGACGAAGGTTCGGATGAGATTTGTATCAAACGCCTTTGCTGTCTGG
Above is a genomic segment from Candidatus Poribacteria bacterium containing:
- a CDS encoding TatD family deoxyribonuclease, giving the protein MLIDSHAHIQLSQFNHDREAMLKRAHEASVSHILVIGFDMETSLGAVELAEEHTHIYATVGMHPHDAKDLTPDVLKTFRELAAHPKVIALGEMGLDYYRNLSPRPVQKEVFEKQLDLAEETQMPIVIHNRDAYMDILPILEARQGKIQGVLHCFTGDIELMHRSLDIGFHIGIGGIVTYPNAKDVQAVARGVPEDRLLIETDCPWLTPQFRRGKRNEPAYVRAVAEKIAELRGTAIETIGEITIQNFQKLFRC
- a CDS encoding mandelate racemase/muconate lactonizing enzyme family protein, whose amino-acid sequence is MKIKAVRTSLYDIPPEVERVDAIQTFVSMEFPFIEIEDADGIVGTGFSYTIGKGGEAIKQTMDAYLTPILLEEDASNIDRIWNRMWMETHWVGRGGIVGLGMAAVDIALWDLMAKRAGVPLYQLLGGARSAVPVYNTDGGWLHLSKEELVRQSVEFVEQGFKGIKIKVGRDSLYEDVARIFAVRKAIGQEPYLMIDANMKWNAREAIQLACRVEEADLFWFEEPIEADDVDSHVTLREKTTIPIAVGETIYNKYVFKEYIAQGAADILQADAVRVGGISEWMKVAHMAECFGLSVSPHFLMDLHVHLSAAVPHSLFVEYIPSLDPVLDDTLTLKDGHFSPPERPGHGILFNKKKLAPYQIF
- a CDS encoding sugar phosphate isomerase/epimerase, whose product is MFKLGVINDEVSQDFATVVNFVKEFNLHSIEIRSVWDKLPHELTDTDIDEMKRLLDGTDIEIIGVASPFFKCDMDNAAERKEHLDILKGSIQTAKAFDTNLIRTFVFWDTGETEERWDEIVASYDEPRRMIDGEGIVLGMENESTTSLRTAKLTAEFIEQIDAPNIRGIWDPANEAHAKGGETPYPNAYNRMKSTMIHAHLKDAGPNPDTGEIESVPVGDGIIDWQGQLQALIDDGYEGHLTLETHWRPSLKIDEAILNRPAGQAFSEAGEEASRICIQNLLAMIENLKQ
- a CDS encoding SDR family oxidoreductase — its product is MKLENRIAIITGGGRGIGRSTALAFAKEGADIVLAARTDTEITAVAEEVKQLGRRALPITTDIQLKTDVEALVARTLDTFGKVDLLVNNAGVAIHNPIPKIREKDWDLTMAVNLKGVFLGTQAVFSHMCKQKYGHIVNVSSVSGKSGHVNGGAYCASKFAVVGFTETTNNEGRPHGVKASVVCPGPVDTKMRRDNHPDDVIEHLTLPEDVADLILFLVTQPARAHTLETIIRTPLM
- a CDS encoding sugar ABC transporter permease, with the translated sequence MKHLNLRMYAMVLALVCVWVIFTLLTGGTFLSTRNLSNLSRQAAVTAILAVGMTLVIVSANIDLSVGYGAGLLGAIAAIVHVWWGQSIFVTLIAVLCIGMLMGLMQGYLVAYQRVPAFIVTLGGFLAYRGLMLAFTKGETILLPDNWLKAIGNAYLSSTLGWALMGVGLGINGYRFYRQRTAQRQYSPEQTSLQTFLLKFIGASALIVAFISVMNAHKGIPVPVCILFGLAFVFHFIANHTRFGRYVYAVGGNAEAAYLSGINVRGVTLRVFATMGALMAIAGVVMTARVGSASPEAGRLLELDAIAACVIGGASLMGGRGSIFGAILGAFVMESLNNGMSMANMDASWQDIIKGIVLVAAVGFDMASRRR